Proteins co-encoded in one Synechococcus elongatus PCC 6301 genomic window:
- the murG gene encoding undecaprenyldiphospho-muramoylpentapeptide beta-N-acetylglucosaminyltransferase has translation MSVAQPRLLFAASGTGGHVFPALAVAEALPEAKIDWLGVPDRLETQLVGDRYPLHTIRVGGFQGSWLLRPLTALRLIGAIFKVRRLLKRQQIEAVFTTGGYIAGPAIAAAWSLGIPVVLHESNALPGKTTRLLSRFCRRVALGFAEAGEYLPGRPLQVVGTPLRSQFYQPSQHGLPIPENVPVLLVMGGSQGAVAINRLVRAAAPAWLAAGLWIVHLTGQQDPDRGQLQHPQYIELSFVDNVAPLLNRADFSISRAGAGSLAELAAAGLPSLLIPYPFAAEDHQTFNARIFAKAGAAILAPQSELTVEQLQQQILDLLRARLGAAIANPLPKMAAAAGKLHVADSAEQVANLLRSLL, from the coding sequence GTGTCTGTTGCTCAACCGCGCCTCCTCTTTGCTGCTAGCGGCACCGGTGGCCATGTCTTTCCGGCTCTAGCGGTTGCTGAAGCACTGCCTGAAGCGAAGATCGATTGGCTGGGCGTGCCCGATCGCCTCGAGACGCAATTGGTGGGCGATCGCTATCCACTCCATACAATCCGCGTCGGCGGCTTTCAGGGATCTTGGCTTCTGCGACCGTTGACAGCGCTGCGCTTGATTGGCGCAATTTTTAAGGTGCGACGCCTGTTGAAGCGACAGCAAATCGAAGCAGTCTTCACGACGGGCGGCTATATTGCGGGTCCTGCGATCGCGGCCGCTTGGAGTCTGGGAATTCCCGTCGTTCTGCATGAATCAAACGCACTGCCGGGCAAAACAACACGCTTACTTAGCCGGTTTTGTCGACGTGTTGCCCTTGGCTTTGCCGAGGCTGGCGAGTATCTACCGGGTCGGCCGCTGCAAGTAGTCGGCACCCCGTTGCGATCGCAGTTTTATCAGCCCAGCCAGCATGGTCTGCCAATTCCTGAGAATGTGCCAGTCTTGCTAGTGATGGGTGGCAGCCAAGGCGCAGTCGCCATCAATCGGTTAGTGCGAGCTGCTGCTCCTGCTTGGTTGGCAGCAGGCCTGTGGATCGTGCATCTGACCGGCCAGCAAGATCCCGATCGCGGCCAGCTCCAACATCCGCAGTACATCGAGCTGTCGTTTGTCGACAACGTTGCGCCGCTTTTGAATCGAGCCGACTTTTCGATCAGTCGCGCCGGTGCTGGCAGTTTGGCGGAATTGGCAGCGGCCGGATTGCCTAGCTTGCTGATTCCCTATCCCTTTGCCGCAGAAGATCACCAGACCTTTAACGCCCGCATTTTTGCCAAGGCTGGGGCCGCGATCCTAGCCCCGCAATCAGAACTGACGGTAGAGCAGCTTCAGCAGCAGATCTTGGATTTGTTACGGGCGCGACTGGGCGCTGCGATCGCCAATCCCTTGCCGAAGATGGCGGCTGCCGCAGGCAAACTCCACGTCGCTGACAGCGCTGAACAGGTTGCCAATCTGCTGCGATCGCTTCTGTAA
- a CDS encoding pyridoxal phosphate-dependent decarboxylase family protein has product MNSSAPLPETAFLRPDGSNREAIAAVAQLALEQLLNLGSQADQRSPVPTWQGSERHVGIPAQSVPLPDLLQQLEPLLAQAMNPANPGYLGHMDPVASTASVIGDAIAALLNNNLLSVEMSPSFSRLETAVLRELAQRFGLGDEAGGLLLSGGSLANLQAIALARNWALQVQETGLAGLTQRPILFASEAAHTSIQKAAMLLGLGSQAVIPIATDRRGRMQVAALTEAIASARRQGQRPFCLVATAGTTVTGSIDPLPELSAIARTEGLWFHVDASYGGAVIFSPRYAHKLQGIEQANSVTFNPQKWLCVAKTSASLLLRDWSLLTEHFRIAAPYMGEADDLINLGEVSVQGTRPADILKLWLTLQHFGDRGCAALVEHGLRLCRCFVAELRQRPQIQVATPPDLNILCFRLASDRLTAELQQFLLDRYFFLSLPRFRDRLWLKAVLVNPFTTPEHIRQLFGAIDAFCRDRQIQPDPQSQDNEITYSQSL; this is encoded by the coding sequence TTGAATTCTTCTGCGCCTTTGCCGGAAACGGCTTTTTTGCGCCCGGATGGGAGTAACCGCGAGGCGATCGCGGCTGTAGCTCAGTTGGCGCTTGAGCAGTTACTCAATCTCGGTAGCCAGGCGGATCAGCGATCGCCCGTCCCCACTTGGCAAGGAAGCGAGCGACACGTCGGAATTCCGGCGCAGTCTGTGCCCTTGCCGGACCTACTGCAGCAACTGGAGCCGCTGCTGGCGCAAGCGATGAATCCAGCCAATCCGGGCTATCTCGGCCACATGGATCCGGTGGCGAGCACTGCGTCAGTCATTGGTGATGCGATCGCAGCACTTCTCAACAACAATTTGCTCAGCGTCGAGATGTCGCCCAGCTTCTCGCGCTTGGAAACGGCTGTCCTGCGAGAGTTAGCGCAACGGTTTGGGCTGGGGGACGAGGCTGGAGGATTGCTGCTGAGCGGCGGCAGTCTCGCCAATCTTCAAGCGATCGCCCTGGCACGCAATTGGGCCTTGCAGGTACAGGAAACTGGCCTGGCCGGACTAACTCAGAGACCAATTCTGTTTGCCTCTGAAGCTGCCCATACTTCGATTCAGAAAGCGGCGATGCTGCTGGGGCTAGGGAGCCAAGCCGTGATTCCAATCGCAACCGATCGCCGAGGTCGGATGCAAGTTGCCGCCCTCACAGAAGCGATCGCCTCGGCCCGCCGCCAAGGTCAGCGTCCATTTTGTTTGGTCGCAACTGCAGGCACCACCGTCACTGGCAGCATTGATCCACTCCCAGAACTGAGCGCGATCGCCCGTACTGAAGGGCTGTGGTTCCACGTTGATGCCTCCTATGGCGGAGCTGTGATCTTTTCGCCGCGCTATGCCCATAAGCTCCAGGGCATTGAGCAGGCTAATTCCGTTACCTTCAATCCGCAGAAGTGGCTCTGTGTTGCTAAAACGAGCGCTTCGTTACTGCTGCGCGACTGGTCGTTACTGACCGAGCACTTCCGCATTGCTGCGCCCTATATGGGTGAAGCTGACGACCTGATCAACCTTGGTGAAGTCTCTGTCCAAGGCACTCGACCGGCAGACATTCTCAAGCTCTGGTTGACGCTCCAACACTTCGGCGATCGCGGTTGTGCTGCGCTGGTGGAACATGGCCTACGACTGTGCCGCTGCTTTGTTGCAGAATTGCGCCAACGCCCCCAGATTCAAGTGGCGACCCCGCCCGATTTGAATATCCTCTGTTTCCGTTTGGCGAGCGATCGCCTGACTGCGGAGCTGCAGCAATTTCTCCTCGATCGGTACTTCTTCTTGTCACTGCCAAGATTCCGCGATCGCCTCTGGCTGAAGGCGGTGCTGGTCAACCCGTTTACGACGCCCGAACACATCCGCCAACTCTTTGGAGCGATCGATGCTTTTTGTCGCGATCGCCAGATCCAGCCGGATCCCCAAAGTCAAGACAACGAGATCACTTACTCACAGTCGTTATGA
- a CDS encoding peroxiredoxin, producing MTEGALRVGQLAPDFEATAVVDQEFQTIKLSNYRGKYVVLFFYPLDFTFVCPTEITAFSDRYADFSALNTEILGVSVDSQFSHLAWIQTSRKEGGLGDLAYPLVADLKKEISTAYNVLDPAEGIALRGLFIIDKEGVIQHATINNLAFGRSVDETLRVLQAIQYVQSHPDEVCPANWQPGAATMNPDPVKSKEFFAAV from the coding sequence ATGACCGAAGGAGCCCTGCGCGTCGGCCAATTGGCCCCCGATTTTGAAGCGACTGCAGTCGTTGATCAGGAATTCCAGACGATCAAGCTATCCAATTACCGGGGCAAATACGTCGTTCTGTTCTTCTATCCCCTCGACTTCACCTTTGTTTGCCCGACCGAAATTACTGCTTTTAGCGATCGCTATGCAGACTTTTCAGCCCTGAACACCGAAATCTTGGGTGTCTCGGTCGATAGCCAATTCAGCCACTTGGCTTGGATTCAAACCAGCCGTAAAGAAGGTGGTTTGGGTGACTTGGCTTACCCGCTGGTTGCTGACCTCAAGAAAGAAATCAGCACTGCCTACAACGTGCTTGATCCGGCTGAAGGCATTGCCCTGCGCGGTCTGTTCATCATCGACAAAGAAGGTGTGATCCAGCACGCCACCATCAACAACCTGGCGTTTGGCCGCAGCGTTGATGAAACCCTGCGGGTGCTGCAAGCCATTCAGTACGTCCAAAGTCACCCCGATGAAGTTTGCCCCGCCAATTGGCAACCGGGTGCAGCGACGATGAACCCCGACCCTGTTAAGTCGAAAGAGTTCTTCGCTGCAGTCTAG